One genomic segment of Candidatus Cloacimonadota bacterium includes these proteins:
- a CDS encoding T9SS type A sorting domain-containing protein: protein MKKLLMLVAVMLFATALTANPITPRNLARLWFDSGDLFLQFAEDHGYYGYLDRISELTFVTSAGTWQFPDSFVPPTSLPFTVNISEAIPGFSINPLNDQLVLQDSISWDSQWQESVSWGLGDAVDLRSLQPGQSAVQVMVGTYEGEVAAWAKDIGTEGGFNPVHCYTLSVHTQNQQGIPVSGVPVYLSFTGYISTYYTPYTTDADGNWQLASSAVPTRVRVLDPLTQEIVLDIRFYPEPEETVSLTAVISSAAADDPVQPSASHVLSISPSVLNSASGNTVSLKYGQGISLSESAELKLYDLRGRVLASTGMPSVAEIQWRLPELPSGIYFIALEQGSRQLGRGRISVIK, encoded by the coding sequence ATGAAAAAGCTGCTTATGCTTGTGGCCGTAATGCTGTTCGCCACAGCTTTGACGGCCAATCCCATTACACCCCGAAACCTGGCCCGGCTTTGGTTTGATTCCGGCGACCTCTTTCTCCAGTTCGCCGAAGACCATGGCTACTATGGCTATCTGGACCGCATTTCGGAACTTACCTTTGTCACCTCAGCCGGAACCTGGCAATTCCCAGACTCTTTCGTTCCACCCACTTCCCTGCCCTTCACTGTGAACATATCTGAGGCCATTCCCGGTTTCAGTATTAATCCCCTCAATGACCAATTGGTGCTGCAGGACAGCATCTCGTGGGATTCGCAGTGGCAAGAATCGGTCAGCTGGGGGCTGGGAGACGCTGTGGACCTGCGTTCCCTGCAGCCTGGCCAATCCGCTGTGCAGGTGATGGTAGGCACCTATGAAGGCGAGGTTGCCGCCTGGGCCAAGGACATAGGCACCGAGGGCGGATTCAACCCCGTTCACTGCTACACTCTCAGCGTGCACACACAGAACCAGCAAGGAATACCGGTGTCTGGAGTGCCAGTCTATTTGAGTTTTACCGGCTATATTTCCACATATTACACCCCATACACCACCGATGCCGATGGAAACTGGCAGCTAGCCTCTTCCGCAGTACCCACCCGGGTACGGGTTCTGGATCCGCTCACCCAGGAAATAGTGCTTGATATCAGGTTTTACCCAGAGCCGGAGGAAACCGTTTCGCTCACCGCTGTGATCAGCAGCGCAGCCGCAGACGATCCTGTCCAGCCCTCTGCCAGCCATGTATTAAGTATCAGCCCTTCAGTCCTGAACTCTGCCAGCGGGAACACCGTCTCGCTTAAATACGGCCAGGGAATCTCCCTCTCAGAATCTGCCGAACTTAAGCTTTACGACCTGCGCGGCCGTGTTTTGGCAAGTACTGGGATGCCGTCTGTAGCTGAGATTCAATGGCGCTTGCCGGAGCTGCCCAGCGGCATCTATTTTATTGCTTTGGAGCAGGGTTCCCGCCAGTTGGGACGAGGCCGGATCAGCGTCATCAAATGA